A region of Sulfurimonas sp. DNA encodes the following proteins:
- a CDS encoding acyl-CoA desaturase, producing the protein MSVSIYPDIFKELKDEVRAAGLLERIPVRGSIEMIATILSMAIFYTIVINWQEMALGAFHAFFLGIFLTIIFTRAVFISHDILHTQYFKNKTLSFKLSYPFSAFILSNSSSWWDFKHNVNHHTWCNVPDKDEDILAMDGAFTTKQKGNSKFLRSIKYLIFWGAMFFMYPAFITQSYSFAIKRKKYGELSMMLLHWPIIWGPIFYFMPFASAITIFITLYLVLSGWLAFGFITNHLGCEVFEKEESELLSWMELQMRTSRSLIGGKFVHWFYGGLNTQIEHHLFPKAPRFNLLKVQDMTRDFAKKHNIKYFETTPIQAYVQINNVLKEY; encoded by the coding sequence ATGTCTGTGTCAATATATCCTGATATTTTCAAAGAGTTAAAAGATGAAGTTCGAGCAGCTGGTCTTTTAGAGCGTATTCCAGTTCGTGGTTCAATTGAAATGATAGCAACAATACTATCAATGGCGATATTTTACACAATTGTGATAAATTGGCAAGAAATGGCTTTAGGGGCATTCCATGCTTTCTTTTTAGGAATATTTCTTACTATTATATTTACTCGTGCGGTGTTTATTTCTCATGATATTTTACATACTCAATATTTTAAAAATAAAACACTGTCCTTCAAGCTTAGTTATCCATTCTCTGCTTTTATTTTAAGTAATTCATCTTCTTGGTGGGATTTTAAACATAATGTCAATCACCATACTTGGTGTAATGTTCCTGATAAAGATGAAGATATACTTGCTATGGATGGTGCTTTTACAACAAAACAAAAAGGTAATAGCAAATTTTTAAGAAGTATTAAATATCTTATTTTTTGGGGAGCAATGTTTTTTATGTATCCTGCTTTTATAACTCAATCATACAGCTTTGCAATTAAGAGAAAAAAATATGGTGAACTTTCAATGATGCTTCTTCATTGGCCAATTATATGGGGACCTATATTTTATTTTATGCCATTTGCTAGTGCTATTACTATTTTTATCACTTTATATCTTGTTTTGTCCGGTTGGCTTGCATTTGGATTTATTACTAACCACTTAGGGTGTGAAGTTTTTGAAAAAGAAGAGAGTGAGTTACTTTCATGGATGGAACTTCAGATGAGAACATCTCGTTCATTGATTGGTGGAAAATTTGTTCATTGGTTCTATGGTGGATTAAATACTCAAATCGAACATCATCTATTTCCAAAAGCACCAAGGTTCAATCTTTTAAAAGTACAGGATATGACAAGAGATTTTGCAAAAAAACATAATATTAAGTATTTTGAAACTACACCAATTCAAGCATATGTTCAAATAAACAATGTCTTAAAAGAGTATTGA
- a CDS encoding fatty acid desaturase family protein — protein MSQNPNKTLDEILKQREDRQAIVSTEEALEVEKQEAIWADEANQETHLFNEVEDESPTKIFEALPANHVYAKYEDIDKDLLQKDIEQIKEKLGPVSEKDFQHLLKLERWSRGATFAGFFMIYLVTALEVSIGLGAFAFWTLGIIAATLVGVGNVTRWADVTHPILHGAYDKVPNIPLKYKKKGYARGTRRYIDWLDWIKPDAWEYEHNIMHHYHLGEADDPDNVESNLQWLINFPAPYWSKKIIVYAFACVWKPVYYAPNTMRILDNKERRINKQPETTDYNYLPFSETGIKLWKDFYLPYGLFQFVAMPLLFLPLGWGAVLSALIILVMAEVYANLHSFLVIVPNHSAGDIYQFSQPHKSQGEFYLRQIMGSVNYNTGTDLIDFSHGFLNYQIEHHLFPNTPQSYQQKMQPLVKEICLKHNIEYRQDSVWKRIGMTIDLMVGKDKVLRVEGI, from the coding sequence TTGTCACAAAATCCAAACAAAACATTAGATGAAATTCTTAAGCAAAGAGAAGACAGACAAGCTATTGTTTCAACTGAAGAAGCCTTAGAGGTTGAAAAACAAGAAGCTATTTGGGCTGATGAAGCAAACCAAGAAACTCATCTTTTCAATGAGGTAGAAGATGAATCTCCAACTAAAATATTTGAAGCACTACCTGCTAATCATGTTTATGCAAAATATGAAGATATTGATAAAGACTTACTTCAAAAAGATATAGAACAAATTAAAGAAAAACTCGGTCCAGTATCTGAAAAAGACTTTCAACATCTACTCAAACTTGAGCGATGGTCAAGAGGTGCTACATTTGCTGGTTTCTTTATGATATATCTAGTAACTGCTTTAGAAGTTTCTATAGGACTTGGTGCATTTGCTTTTTGGACATTAGGTATTATTGCTGCAACTCTTGTAGGTGTTGGAAATGTTACAAGATGGGCTGATGTAACTCATCCTATCTTGCATGGTGCTTATGATAAGGTTCCAAACATTCCATTAAAGTATAAGAAAAAAGGGTATGCTAGGGGTACTAGAAGATATATCGACTGGCTTGACTGGATAAAACCAGATGCTTGGGAGTATGAGCATAACATTATGCATCACTATCATTTAGGCGAAGCTGATGATCCTGATAATGTTGAAAGTAATCTTCAATGGCTTATAAATTTTCCTGCTCCTTACTGGTCTAAAAAAATTATTGTTTATGCTTTTGCCTGTGTTTGGAAGCCTGTTTATTATGCTCCAAATACTATGAGAATTTTGGATAATAAAGAAAGACGAATAAACAAGCAACCTGAAACTACAGACTATAACTATCTACCATTCTCTGAAACTGGCATAAAACTTTGGAAAGATTTTTATTTACCTTATGGATTATTTCAATTTGTTGCTATGCCACTTCTATTTTTACCACTTGGTTGGGGAGCAGTTCTAAGTGCTTTAATCATTTTAGTTATGGCAGAAGTATATGCAAATCTACACTCATTTTTAGTGATTGTACCTAATCACTCGGCTGGAGATATTTATCAATTTTCTCAGCCTCACAAGTCTCAAGGAGAGTTCTATCTTAGACAAATTATGGGAAGTGTTAATTACAATACAGGAACTGATTTAATAGACTTTTCACATGGCTTTTTAAATTATCAAATTGAGCATCACTTATTTCCAAACACTCCTCAATCCTACCAACAAAAAATGCAACCTCTTGTAAAAGAAATCTGTTTAAAGCATAATATCGAGTATAGACAAGACAGCGTTTGGAAGAGAATAGGCATGACCATTGATTTAATGGTCGGAAAAGATAAAGTATTGAGAGTTGAGGGAATTTAA
- a CDS encoding DnaJ domain-containing protein, with protein MRYADFDKALENLNIVTRMTQNELKNQYLRLSKKYHPDMQKGNDKKFKEINEAYKTIQIYMKNFRFSLDEEEFNRQNPLANRPDDWFKSFNS; from the coding sequence ATGCGTTATGCAGATTTTGACAAAGCTCTGGAGAATTTAAACATAGTAACACGCATGACACAGAATGAACTTAAAAATCAATATCTAAGATTATCAAAAAAGTATCATCCTGACATGCAAAAGGGAAATGATAAAAAGTTTAAAGAGATAAATGAAGCATATAAAACTATACAAATATATATGAAAAATTTTAGATTTTCTCTAGATGAAGAAGAGTTTAATAGACAAAATCCTTTGGCAAATAGACCTGATGATTGGTTTAAAAGTTTTAACTCCTAA